From the genome of Marixanthomonas ophiurae, one region includes:
- a CDS encoding PDDEXK nuclease domain-containing protein, with the protein MKPSKSHNALLQEIRGILNQARQQAATAVNSAMVFAYWEIGKRIVEEEQNGSQRAEYGTYLLKELAENLSNDFGKSFDARELRRIRQFYLSFPIRDTVCPELSWSHYRLLIRIEDKAVRQFYLEESISQHWSVRKLDRNISSQYYQRILSSQSNKEITSESSELSQLDFIKNPYVLEFLDLPANLTHKEKDIEKGIIAHLQTFLLELGKGFAFVAQQKLVRTETSDFFIDLVFYNYHLKCFVVIDIKSGKLSHQDIGQLDMYVRMFDEREKSKNDNPTIGILLCADTDNVVAKYSVLNDKKNLFASKYQMYLPSEKELQKFIEKDLE; encoded by the coding sequence ATGAAACCCAGTAAATCACATAACGCCCTTCTTCAAGAAATAAGAGGTATTTTAAATCAAGCCCGCCAACAGGCTGCTACGGCAGTTAATTCGGCGATGGTATTTGCTTATTGGGAAATAGGCAAACGTATTGTGGAAGAAGAACAGAACGGTAGCCAAAGAGCAGAATACGGCACCTATTTATTAAAAGAACTTGCAGAAAATTTGAGTAATGATTTTGGTAAAAGCTTCGATGCCCGTGAACTGCGTAGGATTCGGCAGTTTTACCTAAGTTTTCCAATTCGGGACACAGTGTGCCCCGAATTGAGTTGGTCACATTATCGCTTGTTAATACGAATAGAAGATAAAGCCGTAAGGCAATTTTATTTAGAGGAATCGATTAGCCAACATTGGAGTGTCCGAAAGCTGGATCGTAATATCAGCAGTCAATATTATCAACGCATTTTATCCAGTCAATCCAACAAGGAAATTACTTCGGAAAGTAGCGAATTATCTCAATTGGACTTTATTAAAAACCCTTACGTGCTCGAATTTCTTGACCTTCCAGCCAATTTAACGCATAAAGAAAAGGATATCGAGAAGGGAATCATTGCCCACCTACAAACTTTTCTATTGGAATTGGGTAAAGGTTTTGCCTTTGTTGCACAACAAAAATTGGTACGTACCGAAACCTCCGATTTCTTTATCGACCTGGTGTTTTACAATTACCATCTTAAATGTTTTGTAGTCATTGATATTAAAAGTGGAAAATTGAGCCATCAGGATATCGGGCAGTTGGATATGTATGTACGGATGTTTGATGAACGCGAAAAATCTAAAAACGATAATCCCACGATTGGGATTTTGCTATGTGCTGACACCGATAATGTGGTAGCAAAATATTCGGTGCTCAATGATAAGAAAAACCTTTTTGCCTCCAAATACCAAATGTACCTACCCAGTGAGAAGGAACTGCAAAAATTTATTGAAAAAGACCTTGAATAA
- a CDS encoding site-specific DNA-methyltransferase, which translates to MSDTKETIENPLEKVQSHDWNKERLEQLKQLMPDLFTNEGKLNSNELLKVVDPKSVSETERYEFRWFGKSKAKREAFTPTNATLVYDEERSVNPDNSENLIIEGENLQVLKLLSNSYREQVKCIYIDPPYNKDKDFVYQDTWKQDVKSYWEDAEMMENGVKVDTNSESDGRFHSNWLNMMYSRLLIARQLLKEDGVLFISLDDSEIHHLRKLCDDVFGEENFIECITWNKRVPKNDKGIGNIHEYILLYVKNSSFKHEFTMKKGGIEEINKLLSKLKRQKKTIAQAEKEIKRLYKKRDFDRGITLYNSLSEDYRLWGKINMSWPNADTFGPTYTVKHPKTGKPVKIPDRGWRWKEDTFNDAANLEDGKYKNVIELHDGSFLCGKIWFSNDENTQPSSITYFDEVQRFLLRSILSTKSDGGIEIEKLFEGKSFFSYPKPSRLIKLLFDSIPARNNDIFLDFFAGSGTTGQAVQELNEEDGLRRNYILVQFPEAAEEKSEAFKAGYKKLSDITIERNKRVIDNIIAEKKKETPDLFTKDETKKEQLKGLGFKVFKLVKSNFPRVEYAPDPEKSDEENVTLLKKYITEKEAQLVSAFNREELITEILIKNGFQLNYTLEKQEQFNQNDIFLASDGEKETLICLDVSLADETVAYFKSHTDQKLIVLERALDTTKKWNLKHYMGDKFNAF; encoded by the coding sequence ATGAGCGATACCAAAGAAACCATAGAAAACCCCTTGGAGAAAGTACAGTCACACGACTGGAACAAAGAACGGCTGGAACAATTAAAACAATTGATGCCGGATCTTTTTACCAATGAAGGAAAGTTGAATAGTAACGAACTCCTAAAAGTGGTTGATCCCAAAAGCGTAAGTGAAACTGAACGCTATGAATTTCGTTGGTTTGGAAAAAGCAAGGCCAAAAGGGAAGCTTTTACACCCACTAACGCTACATTGGTTTATGACGAAGAACGAAGCGTGAACCCCGACAATAGCGAAAATCTCATTATTGAAGGCGAAAACCTGCAAGTGCTCAAGTTGTTGAGCAATAGTTACCGGGAACAGGTCAAGTGCATCTATATCGATCCGCCATATAATAAAGACAAAGATTTTGTATATCAAGATACGTGGAAACAAGACGTAAAATCCTATTGGGAGGATGCTGAAATGATGGAGAATGGCGTAAAGGTCGATACCAATTCGGAGTCAGATGGGCGTTTTCACAGTAATTGGCTGAATATGATGTATAGCAGATTACTCATTGCAAGACAACTGTTAAAGGAAGATGGGGTTCTGTTTATTTCGTTAGATGACAGTGAAATCCATCATTTAAGAAAGCTGTGTGATGACGTTTTTGGGGAAGAAAACTTTATTGAATGTATAACTTGGAACAAAAGAGTACCTAAAAATGACAAAGGTATTGGGAATATTCACGAATATATTTTGCTCTATGTAAAGAATTCTTCTTTTAAACACGAGTTTACGATGAAGAAGGGTGGTATTGAGGAGATTAATAAACTATTATCAAAGTTAAAAAGACAGAAAAAAACAATTGCTCAAGCAGAAAAGGAAATAAAAAGACTGTATAAAAAAAGGGATTTTGATAGAGGAATTACTCTATATAATTCTTTAAGTGAAGATTATAGGTTATGGGGTAAAATAAATATGAGTTGGCCTAATGCTGATACTTTTGGGCCAACCTACACAGTCAAACATCCCAAAACAGGCAAGCCGGTCAAAATTCCTGATAGAGGTTGGCGGTGGAAAGAAGATACCTTTAACGATGCCGCAAATCTTGAAGACGGTAAATATAAAAATGTTATTGAATTACACGATGGAAGTTTTCTCTGTGGTAAAATATGGTTTAGTAATGATGAAAATACCCAACCAAGTTCTATAACGTATTTTGATGAAGTCCAGCGATTTTTATTAAGGTCCATTCTTTCAACTAAAAGTGACGGAGGAATTGAGATTGAAAAGCTTTTCGAAGGAAAAAGTTTCTTTTCATATCCTAAACCCAGCAGATTGATCAAATTATTATTTGATTCAATTCCTGCTAGAAATAATGATATTTTTCTTGACTTTTTTGCTGGGTCTGGAACAACTGGACAAGCCGTACAAGAGCTGAACGAAGAAGATGGCTTAAGGAGAAACTATATTTTAGTTCAATTTCCAGAGGCTGCTGAAGAAAAAAGCGAAGCCTTTAAAGCAGGTTATAAAAAATTAAGCGACATTACCATTGAGCGAAACAAACGCGTGATTGATAACATCATTGCTGAAAAGAAGAAAGAAACACCCGATTTATTTACTAAAGATGAAACTAAAAAAGAACAATTGAAAGGCTTGGGCTTTAAAGTGTTTAAATTGGTCAAATCCAATTTTCCAAGGGTAGAATACGCTCCCGATCCCGAGAAGTCTGATGAAGAAAATGTCACGCTGCTCAAAAAATATATTACCGAAAAAGAAGCCCAGCTCGTTTCTGCCTTTAACCGCGAAGAACTTATAACCGAAATATTAATCAAAAATGGTTTTCAACTCAACTATACCTTAGAAAAACAAGAACAGTTCAACCAGAATGACATCTTTTTGGCCTCAGACGGCGAAAAAGAAACCTTGATTTGTCTGGATGTAAGCCTAGCAGACGAAACCGTTGCTTATTTTAAAAGCCATACTGACCAGAAGTTAATTGTTTTGGAACGAGCCTTGGACACCACCAAAAAGTGGAATTTGAAGCATTATATGGGAGATAAGTTTAATGCATTTTAA
- a CDS encoding coiled-coil domain-containing protein, translating into MSVKIKNISIKGIRGAKESLELPLNGRSILLYGDNGTGKSSISDALEWFYTNRVSHLSSGEIDLKDALRNATLTDEDVSEVSVSYIKGEAFNATKSLFVKRGKLGSEFTNTTEEFGKYLDNSTKENLLLRYQYLRDFIDNTKGDKLKYLSDIIGFSEVTKKKDVLRKSYNSLKTEIKNQNFEAQINTQKEVLIKKIGAAISRKEDLIEVINKKTAPLKTGIEVKEIEDIDSLLEHLKKGTNNKLNEELTFLEKVKATTDTLKSEIEFINKEYDKYYEEFEKIAEDVESIMQTFLAELLKTGDTVLAKKYHKDESCPLCLQPKNIEDLRNEIAARLKEIEESSKKKALFDKAKQSIGAITVERIKRLDNLLLEKLIKQEEHKAIEAGTTALKEKIEKFQRASVEKVTSGNKIPNKDTVGFQASDFDFQSVIINRIKEIKKIQEKDNSAVVYSNVSSSKDAFVKIKYFEKQRIKLEKQRKTLEIIYNEFIKKQKEGLENFISTFSEKINGFYQYMNPDEPFQEIKIVTIGEDDELNGITIEYEYNGEWVSPPQKYFSESHLNCFGLSFFLASVEAFNDNNDFVLLDDVISSFDTNHRKRFAELIFEKFSKYQIILLTHEYDWFKNFVSPLAKKKNWIINEIKWTEDKGTFLDEKPNELKERIEKSIAESEIEGLGNPIRIYLEHSLKEICINLDVKVSFRYNDFNEKRMPDELINALKSRIKDKSKELKKELPTIERVANSALFGNLLSHDNPFNPKIGDLKAFWSDILALENIFVCDKEDCRRPRVSLKNYDNVAKNVRCGCGQTTYEWK; encoded by the coding sequence ATGTCAGTAAAGATTAAAAATATAAGCATTAAAGGAATTAGGGGAGCAAAAGAAAGCTTAGAACTACCTTTAAACGGAAGATCTATTTTGCTTTATGGAGACAATGGAACTGGGAAGAGTAGTATTTCTGATGCGCTGGAATGGTTTTACACAAACAGGGTTTCCCATCTTTCAAGTGGTGAGATTGATTTAAAGGATGCTTTAAGAAACGCCACACTCACTGACGAAGATGTATCTGAAGTAAGTGTTTCTTATATTAAAGGAGAAGCTTTTAACGCTACCAAATCCTTATTTGTTAAGCGTGGTAAACTTGGTTCCGAGTTTACCAATACAACCGAAGAGTTCGGAAAATACCTTGATAATTCCACGAAGGAAAACTTGCTTCTACGGTATCAATATCTCAGGGATTTTATTGATAATACCAAAGGTGACAAGCTCAAATATTTATCTGATATCATTGGCTTTTCTGAGGTTACCAAAAAAAAGGATGTATTAAGGAAAAGTTACAACTCACTAAAAACTGAAATAAAAAATCAAAATTTTGAAGCGCAAATAAACACTCAAAAAGAGGTTCTTATTAAAAAAATTGGAGCCGCAATTAGCCGGAAAGAAGATTTGATTGAAGTTATAAATAAAAAAACAGCTCCTTTGAAAACTGGTATTGAGGTGAAAGAAATTGAGGATATCGATTCTCTTCTTGAGCATCTTAAGAAAGGGACTAATAATAAGCTTAATGAAGAACTGACTTTTTTGGAAAAGGTCAAAGCTACTACAGATACTCTGAAGTCAGAAATTGAATTCATAAATAAAGAGTATGACAAATATTATGAAGAATTTGAAAAAATAGCGGAAGATGTTGAAAGTATAATGCAAACTTTTCTCGCAGAACTACTGAAAACTGGTGATACTGTTTTAGCGAAAAAATACCATAAGGATGAAAGTTGTCCGCTTTGTCTTCAACCCAAAAATATTGAAGACTTACGCAATGAAATCGCTGCGAGGCTTAAGGAAATTGAAGAGTCTTCAAAGAAAAAAGCACTTTTTGATAAAGCAAAACAATCTATAGGGGCCATAACGGTAGAACGCATAAAAAGACTGGATAATTTACTATTGGAAAAGTTGATTAAGCAGGAAGAACACAAGGCAATTGAAGCGGGAACAACTGCTTTAAAAGAAAAAATCGAAAAATTCCAAAGAGCCAGTGTTGAAAAGGTAACTTCAGGAAATAAAATTCCTAATAAAGATACGGTCGGATTTCAAGCATCGGACTTCGATTTTCAATCTGTGATTATAAATAGAATAAAAGAAATTAAAAAAATTCAGGAAAAAGATAATTCAGCGGTGGTTTATTCTAATGTTTCCTCCTCAAAGGATGCTTTTGTAAAAATAAAATACTTTGAAAAACAACGTATAAAATTAGAGAAGCAAAGAAAAACCTTAGAGATTATTTACAACGAATTCATTAAAAAACAAAAGGAGGGTCTGGAAAACTTCATTAGTACTTTTTCCGAAAAAATCAATGGGTTTTATCAATATATGAACCCTGACGAACCATTTCAGGAAATAAAAATTGTTACTATTGGAGAAGATGATGAACTGAATGGTATCACAATAGAATATGAATACAATGGAGAATGGGTTTCACCACCTCAAAAATATTTTAGTGAATCACATTTGAACTGTTTTGGACTTTCATTCTTTTTAGCATCTGTAGAAGCTTTTAATGACAATAATGACTTTGTGCTTCTTGACGACGTGATTTCCAGTTTCGATACTAATCATAGAAAAAGATTTGCTGAGTTGATTTTTGAAAAGTTTTCAAAATATCAGATTATTCTACTTACTCACGAATATGATTGGTTCAAAAATTTCGTTAGTCCTTTGGCCAAGAAGAAAAATTGGATTATAAACGAAATTAAGTGGACTGAGGATAAAGGTACATTTTTGGATGAAAAACCTAACGAATTGAAAGAGCGTATAGAAAAGTCCATCGCCGAAAGTGAAATTGAAGGTTTGGGTAACCCAATAAGGATTTATTTAGAACATTCACTTAAGGAAATATGCATAAACTTAGACGTAAAAGTAAGTTTTAGGTATAATGACTTTAATGAAAAGCGAATGCCTGATGAACTAATAAACGCATTAAAATCCCGAATAAAGGATAAAAGTAAGGAACTTAAGAAAGAGCTTCCTACAATTGAGCGTGTAGCTAATTCAGCATTATTTGGAAATCTACTTTCCCACGATAACCCTTTCAATCCGAAAATTGGGGATTTGAAAGCATTTTGGTCCGATATCTTAGCGTTGGAAAATATATTCGTTTGCGATAAAGAAGATTGTCGAAGACCGAGAGTCTCATTGAAAAATTACGATAATGTAGCAAAGAATGTTAGATGTGGCTGTGGGCAGACTACTTATGAATGGAAATAA
- a CDS encoding nuclear transport factor 2 family protein, which translates to MKNIVICSVLCLFLACAGKQDLSPSETSKIVVESFYNKDNTALKKYTTPEGYEGLKSIQDLMAAGKSGDSNFKVLEETADDKTAWVRFTTSYEENPELFMLLKVDGHWKVTQQGPREKGLFKTSYFHS; encoded by the coding sequence ATGAAAAATATCGTTATTTGCTCAGTCTTATGTTTATTCCTTGCCTGTGCCGGAAAACAAGATCTTTCGCCGAGCGAAACTTCAAAAATCGTAGTGGAAAGTTTCTACAATAAAGATAATACGGCCTTGAAAAAATATACCACCCCCGAAGGCTATGAAGGTCTAAAATCGATACAGGATTTAATGGCAGCAGGCAAATCCGGGGATTCCAATTTTAAAGTCCTGGAAGAAACTGCCGATGATAAGACAGCTTGGGTCAGGTTTACGACGTCCTATGAAGAAAATCCTGAATTATTCATGCTGTTGAAAGTTGATGGTCACTGGAAGGTCACACAGCAAGGACCTAGGGAGAAAGGCCTTTTTAAAACCTCTTATTTCCATTCATAA
- a CDS encoding DUF4138 domain-containing protein, whose protein sequence is MKNLLLTSIFLSISTLTKAQTPIALDTIYANDQKNVALFFPEPIRQGITGSDNFVFTYNREKEQYFGLLQAKPGKESNLLVVNRNGSVFSYIVRYKKQLTKLNYFVSKSGSIGNEKPIFADSAKVDESKTALENNIYYYQKFCSYLLDRKQRIGRIKKRNEGIVLSVENIVFDKEELYFVIQIENRSTLDYYLNFLKLSVETRQKGKKKSLQRLYQKPIFKYNLPSKVAENQTERLVYVLPKFSISNDRRAVLELNEKNGEKNLKLKISHRFINNPN, encoded by the coding sequence ATGAAAAATCTTCTTCTCACTTCCATATTTCTAAGTATTAGCACACTCACTAAAGCGCAGACGCCTATTGCACTCGATACAATTTATGCCAATGATCAAAAGAACGTCGCCCTGTTCTTCCCAGAACCCATCCGCCAAGGGATTACGGGATCGGACAATTTTGTGTTTACCTATAACCGCGAGAAAGAACAGTATTTTGGATTGCTTCAGGCAAAGCCGGGAAAGGAAAGCAATCTTCTGGTGGTCAACAGAAATGGTTCGGTTTTTTCGTATATTGTAAGGTATAAAAAGCAGCTTACTAAGCTGAACTATTTTGTATCGAAATCCGGTAGCATCGGCAATGAAAAGCCCATTTTTGCTGATTCGGCTAAAGTTGATGAGTCCAAGACAGCGTTAGAAAACAATATCTATTATTACCAAAAATTCTGTTCCTATCTACTTGATCGAAAGCAACGGATTGGCCGGATAAAAAAACGGAACGAGGGCATCGTTTTAAGTGTTGAAAACATTGTTTTCGACAAAGAAGAACTGTATTTCGTGATCCAAATTGAAAATAGATCGACCTTGGATTACTATCTGAATTTCTTAAAACTCTCGGTTGAGACGAGACAAAAAGGTAAAAAGAAATCATTGCAACGTCTTTATCAGAAGCCTATTTTTAAATATAATTTGCCCTCCAAAGTAGCCGAAAATCAAACCGAAAGATTGGTTTACGTGCTGCCAAAATTCTCGATAAGCAATGACCGCAGGGCGGTTTTAGAGCTTAACGAAAAGAACGGGGAAAAGAACTTGAAATTAAAAATTTCGCATAGATTTATCAACAACCCAAATTAA
- the traM gene encoding conjugative transposon protein TraM: MKIEKNKIVFAAVLAVIFLFLISYSVMVMGDEDSGNENLKETAVPKLEEDQKEYDSKLDAINDLKEVRETNAPSIYDEKLIDSLGFYDADLPEREKERIVDSIYSAGKIRYSEKSYRNNGDKKTVTKVAKVVDSAAIKAEQKIDAKEMGLEHQLFFASDPKESAVSVSGTTDAAIYAVVDGDQVVKANSRLRMRLTKAASINSKQIPKNTPIYGFISFGPNRVLIEIENIKHKPTKLKAFDLQDGSEGVYVENNFRAQVSTEVIGDMVDDINIAGVPQISGFKKIFQRNNRNVKVTVLNNYKLILKPKL; encoded by the coding sequence ATGAAAATCGAAAAAAACAAAATAGTATTTGCGGCCGTCTTGGCCGTGATATTCCTATTCCTGATTTCCTATTCCGTGATGGTGATGGGCGATGAGGATAGCGGGAACGAGAACCTTAAAGAAACAGCGGTCCCAAAACTGGAAGAGGATCAAAAGGAATATGATTCCAAACTGGATGCCATCAATGATTTAAAGGAAGTGCGTGAAACTAATGCCCCGAGCATCTACGATGAAAAATTGATCGATTCCCTAGGCTTTTATGATGCTGATTTACCTGAACGGGAAAAGGAGCGCATTGTGGACAGTATTTACTCCGCAGGGAAAATCAGGTATTCCGAAAAAAGTTATCGGAATAATGGCGATAAGAAAACGGTTACCAAGGTCGCAAAAGTAGTGGATTCCGCAGCAATTAAGGCCGAACAAAAAATTGATGCCAAGGAAATGGGGCTGGAACACCAGTTGTTCTTTGCCTCTGACCCAAAAGAAAGTGCTGTTTCCGTTTCCGGTACAACCGATGCCGCTATTTATGCCGTAGTGGATGGCGATCAAGTCGTCAAGGCCAATTCGCGGTTGCGGATGCGCCTGACCAAAGCGGCTAGCATTAATAGTAAACAAATTCCGAAAAACACACCAATTTACGGTTTTATCAGTTTTGGGCCCAATCGGGTTTTGATCGAGATCGAGAATATCAAACATAAGCCCACAAAACTGAAAGCCTTCGACCTACAGGACGGTAGTGAAGGGGTTTATGTGGAAAACAACTTTCGTGCACAGGTTTCCACCGAGGTCATTGGCGATATGGTGGACGATATCAATATCGCCGGAGTGCCACAGATAAGTGGGTTCAAAAAGATATTCCAGCGCAACAACCGGAATGTTAAGGTTACCGTGCTCAACAACTACAAACTGATCCTAAAACCCAAATTATGA
- a CDS encoding conjugal transfer protein TraK, with protein sequence MKTPYKNIYNVLKLNRFIVLAVVVCALLSSTFSIWMVFNTNQKALNSAFAINTDGSIIPLKLVTQKENFRVEALAHLELFNNYFYNIDASNYERNLEKALWLGNSSVDNLYRQKKADGVYNRLLQYSLVQKVLSIGSQIEEKNGVYTFRTVTVFEINRGSITDTYELVSTGNLIAVDRNFPNNPHGLLITNYFEKSLKKLNDEN encoded by the coding sequence ATGAAAACACCTTACAAGAACATCTATAACGTCCTAAAATTAAATCGGTTTATCGTTTTGGCAGTCGTTGTTTGTGCCTTATTGTCCAGCACCTTTTCAATTTGGATGGTATTCAACACCAATCAAAAGGCACTCAATAGTGCTTTTGCGATTAATACTGATGGCAGTATAATACCGCTGAAGCTCGTTACACAAAAAGAGAATTTTAGGGTGGAAGCTTTGGCGCATCTGGAATTGTTTAACAACTACTTCTATAACATCGATGCGAGCAATTATGAACGGAATTTGGAAAAGGCACTTTGGCTGGGCAACAGTTCCGTGGACAATCTCTATCGGCAAAAAAAGGCAGACGGAGTCTACAACCGTCTTTTGCAGTATTCCCTTGTCCAAAAGGTACTGAGCATCGGTTCGCAGATCGAAGAAAAGAACGGGGTTTACACGTTCAGGACGGTTACCGTTTTTGAGATTAACCGGGGATCAATAACCGATACCTATGAACTGGTTTCCACCGGAAACCTCATTGCCGTTGATCGGAACTTCCCCAACAATCCACACGGGCTGTTGATTACCAACTATTTTGAAAAATCCCTTAAAAAACTGAACGATGAAAATTGA
- a CDS encoding conjugal transfer protein: MKTKIKTMLFGLILAVALLMPKDASAQGMPVYDNTNFISLVKQLLESGKQTAEMIKSVKFLKDAKEAIEKVSSVVQQLRAVEEIAQNNQRLINVMQNDLQDILNSPYIKPEEIDRVVASFETIVQNSLDTVDFIDEVLSSDYLKMSDAERAEILKAKELESKQMVANITTKTKRYRDIISFRKMQDKVNNRETEY; the protein is encoded by the coding sequence ATGAAGACAAAAATTAAAACAATGTTATTCGGGCTAATCTTAGCGGTTGCCCTTTTAATGCCGAAAGATGCTTCCGCTCAAGGAATGCCGGTTTATGACAACACCAACTTTATCAGCTTGGTAAAGCAACTTTTGGAATCTGGCAAACAGACGGCAGAAATGATCAAGTCCGTAAAATTCCTGAAGGATGCCAAAGAAGCCATTGAGAAAGTATCGAGCGTTGTCCAACAGCTTAGAGCGGTTGAGGAAATCGCACAGAACAATCAGCGCCTTATCAATGTAATGCAGAATGACCTCCAGGATATTCTGAATTCGCCCTACATCAAACCCGAGGAAATTGACAGGGTGGTAGCCTCGTTCGAAACCATTGTCCAAAATTCATTGGACACGGTGGATTTTATAGACGAAGTCCTATCAAGTGACTATCTCAAAATGAGCGATGCGGAACGTGCTGAAATCCTGAAAGCAAAAGAACTGGAATCCAAACAAATGGTTGCCAATATCACTACAAAAACAAAACGCTATCGTGATATTATTTCTTTCAGAAAGATGCAGGATAAAGTCAATAACCGCGAAACAGAATATTAA